The following proteins come from a genomic window of Synechococcus sp. BIOS-E4-1:
- a CDS encoding ribonuclease D: MAEIPNEPCAFAVFDGDLDQDWHDRFVQAKALAVDTEAMGLIHGRDRLCLVQICDDRDQVACIRIGLGQAEAPRLKALMESQAIEKVFHFARFDVAALATGLAIRVNPVFCTKVGSRLARTYTPRHGLKDLVMELVGVELDKQAQSSDWGRADELSDAQLAYAANDARYLLPARRQLEVMLRREGRWELAQRCFACVPVMSDLDRFRFVNTFEH; the protein is encoded by the coding sequence ATGGCTGAGATCCCCAATGAGCCCTGTGCCTTTGCAGTCTTTGACGGAGACCTGGATCAGGACTGGCATGACCGCTTTGTGCAGGCGAAGGCCCTCGCGGTCGACACCGAGGCCATGGGTTTGATTCACGGTCGTGACCGACTCTGTCTGGTGCAGATCTGCGACGACAGGGACCAGGTTGCCTGCATTCGCATTGGTCTCGGCCAGGCAGAGGCCCCTCGGCTGAAGGCTCTCATGGAGTCGCAAGCCATTGAGAAGGTGTTCCACTTCGCCCGGTTTGATGTGGCGGCATTGGCCACTGGGCTGGCTATTCGAGTCAATCCAGTGTTCTGCACCAAGGTGGGCAGTCGACTGGCTCGCACCTATACCCCGCGGCATGGTCTCAAGGATCTGGTCATGGAGCTGGTCGGGGTTGAACTGGATAAACAGGCCCAGAGCAGCGATTGGGGCAGGGCTGACGAGTTGAGCGACGCCCAGCTGGCCTACGCCGCTAACGATGCCCGTTATCTGCTCCCCGCACGCCGCCAGCTGGAGGTGATGTTGCGGCGAGAGGGGCGTTGGGAGCTGGCGCAGCGTTGCTTCGCGTGCGTTCCGGTGATGTCTGATCTTGACCGTTTCCGCTTCGTCAACACCTTCGAACACTGA
- a CDS encoding lipid-A-disaccharide synthase-related protein: MISNGHGEDLIALKILEALHRLQPAWTVKVFPLVGQGSCFQAAVEQGWLEKIGPGARLPSGGFSNQSLPALLSDLMAGLPLLTWRQWICLQKQRRSIAATLAVGDLLPLLMAWSTRRPFGFIGTPKSDYTWSSGPGQALSDRYHALKGSEWDPWEWQLMKLRSCRLVAMRDRLTARGLRRHGVNASSPGNPMMDGLAPSPPPACLERCRRILLLCGSRMPEALHNFRRLISGLMQMPSPVPLAVLAALGSSPLQHELGELLRGLGFRNCPPPSSALETAECWVHGPVLLLIGPGRFQRWVAWAEAGVATAGTATEQMVGMGIPALSLPGRGPQFTHGFAERQSRLLGGAVRTCRSEEELGHRLAQLLHDPLLRQEMGRMGRQRMGPSGGSEAIAREVIGQLAPDR, from the coding sequence GTGATCAGCAACGGACACGGCGAGGATCTGATCGCGCTGAAAATCCTTGAAGCGCTGCACCGACTGCAACCGGCCTGGACTGTGAAGGTGTTTCCTCTCGTCGGCCAGGGCAGCTGCTTTCAAGCCGCTGTTGAGCAAGGGTGGTTGGAGAAGATTGGTCCGGGAGCACGACTCCCAAGCGGGGGATTCAGCAACCAAAGCCTGCCTGCACTCCTCTCGGATCTCATGGCAGGTCTGCCACTGCTCACCTGGAGGCAGTGGATCTGCCTGCAGAAGCAGCGCAGGTCTATTGCGGCAACCCTGGCCGTGGGGGACCTGCTGCCGCTGCTGATGGCCTGGAGCACCCGTCGACCATTCGGATTCATCGGCACCCCCAAGAGCGACTACACCTGGAGCAGCGGACCAGGGCAAGCCCTGAGTGATCGCTATCACGCACTCAAAGGCAGCGAGTGGGACCCGTGGGAATGGCAGCTGATGAAATTGCGATCGTGCCGCCTGGTTGCCATGCGTGACCGTCTCACAGCTCGGGGGCTTCGCCGCCATGGCGTCAACGCCAGCAGCCCCGGAAACCCGATGATGGATGGTCTGGCTCCGTCGCCACCACCAGCCTGTTTGGAGCGATGCCGGCGCATCCTGCTGCTGTGCGGCAGCCGAATGCCGGAGGCATTGCACAACTTTCGCCGCCTGATCAGCGGACTGATGCAGATGCCTAGCCCAGTTCCTCTGGCCGTTCTGGCAGCCCTTGGCTCCTCACCCCTTCAGCACGAGCTGGGTGAACTGCTCAGAGGTCTGGGATTCCGTAACTGCCCTCCTCCAAGCAGCGCTCTCGAAACGGCTGAATGCTGGGTGCATGGACCAGTGCTTCTACTGATTGGCCCAGGGCGATTCCAGCGCTGGGTGGCTTGGGCGGAAGCGGGTGTTGCCACCGCCGGCACAGCGACTGAACAGATGGTGGGGATGGGAATCCCAGCCCTGTCCTTGCCAGGTCGCGGTCCACAGTTCACCCATGGGTTCGCAGAAAGGCAAAGCAGACTGCTGGGCGGGGCCGTCCGCACCTGTCGATCAGAAGAGGAGCTGGGCCACCGTCTGGCCCAGCTTCTTCATGACCCTCTGCTGCGACAGGAGATGGGACGCATGGGTCGTCAGAGAATGGGCCCGTCCGGCGGCAGCGAAGCCATTGCCCGGGAGGTGATCGGCCAGCTCGCACCCGACCGCTGA